From the genome of Virgibacillus siamensis, one region includes:
- the nhaC gene encoding Na+/H+ antiporter NhaC encodes MNKPGGREPSIFLAIIPILILIASAAMSILYWEAGMFVPLISGIIAAAIIGKIMGYTWNYLQDALTEGVSKALPAVFILFIIGIIIGTWILSGVIPTLIYYGLAIIDPNLFLPLVCFITGGVSLVLGSSFTSIATVGLAFIAIGQGLEFPLPMVAGAVISGAFFGDKLSPLSDTTNVAPAMVEENLFAHVRHMFWDTLPAFVISILLYWIIGLRYASSAAGTNEITAIMDGLEGLFVIHPFLFIVPILSLFLMLKQYPAIPSLIFIAILGGITAIIVQGSSITDVIQVMTSGYDANSGIKVLDSLLSSGGINSMLNTIGLIIIATALGGILESTGVFNVIVTSIVSKIRSTGSLILSTVLSSFLVAFASGSQFLAIILPARGFLASYKKFGLSPLNLSRAVEAAGTVGINLVPWGVPAVFAAGVLGVPAIEFIPFIFFSYLVPLINIAYGYTGISIKRIPVKIQNNSYRRNY; translated from the coding sequence ATGAATAAACCAGGGGGAAGAGAACCAAGTATTTTTCTCGCTATTATTCCAATCTTAATTTTGATAGCGTCTGCTGCAATGTCTATTCTATATTGGGAGGCAGGCATGTTTGTACCGCTAATCAGCGGTATTATTGCTGCTGCAATTATCGGCAAAATCATGGGATATACTTGGAATTACCTGCAAGATGCTTTAACAGAGGGAGTCTCAAAAGCACTTCCAGCTGTTTTTATATTGTTTATTATTGGTATCATCATTGGAACTTGGATTCTTAGTGGTGTTATTCCAACATTAATTTATTATGGTTTAGCGATCATCGACCCAAACCTATTTTTACCACTTGTATGTTTCATTACAGGGGGAGTTTCACTGGTGCTTGGCAGTTCATTCACATCGATTGCCACAGTTGGTTTGGCTTTTATTGCAATCGGACAAGGATTGGAATTTCCGCTTCCTATGGTGGCGGGTGCGGTGATTTCCGGAGCTTTTTTTGGTGATAAATTATCACCGCTGTCAGACACTACCAATGTAGCACCGGCAATGGTTGAGGAGAATCTGTTCGCACATGTACGCCATATGTTTTGGGATACGTTGCCGGCTTTTGTAATATCCATTCTGCTTTACTGGATTATTGGCCTGCGTTACGCATCTTCAGCAGCCGGTACGAATGAAATTACGGCTATTATGGATGGGTTGGAAGGATTATTTGTCATTCATCCATTTTTATTTATTGTTCCAATACTTTCGTTGTTTTTAATGCTGAAACAATATCCTGCTATTCCTTCTCTTATTTTCATAGCGATACTAGGAGGAATTACCGCTATCATTGTTCAGGGAAGTTCGATTACAGACGTGATTCAAGTAATGACATCCGGATATGACGCAAATAGCGGGATAAAGGTGCTCGATTCGTTGTTGTCAAGTGGCGGGATCAATTCCATGCTCAATACGATCGGACTGATTATTATTGCTACAGCCCTGGGCGGCATTTTGGAATCTACCGGGGTATTTAACGTAATTGTGACTTCCATTGTAAGCAAGATCCGTTCGACAGGTTCTTTGATTCTTTCTACTGTTTTATCATCATTCTTGGTAGCTTTTGCAAGTGGTTCGCAATTTTTGGCAATCATTTTACCAGCAAGAGGTTTCTTGGCATCGTATAAAAAATTTGGTTTATCACCATTGAATCTATCAAGAGCTGTTGAAGCAGCGGGGACGGTTGGTATTAACCTGGTACCATGGGGAGTACCGGCAGTATTCGCGGCCGGAGTACTTGGCGTTCCGGCAATTGAATTCATACCGTTTATCTTCTTTTCATACCTTGTACCACTTATAAATATCGCATATGGATATACAGGAATTTCGATAAAACGTATACCTGTTAAGATTCAAAATAATAGCTACAGGAGGAACTATTGA
- a CDS encoding asparaginase, which translates to MGEQQRPVHVYRGGCLESVHEVDIAVVDCNGKILFSYGDPNRPTFARSSMKPFQAVPILETGAAKYFSFDAADIALFCSSHNGEAIHRSRVLSLLETVGKDETSLQCGTHIPRDLDSYKNLIRDGKDLTPVFSNCSGKHTGMLATCVYLNEEAKTYRELDHPHQQRILNVISTICDFNPESIGIGVDGCGVPVHQLPLNHIAMGFARLSQPDKMMDQIYVQSLKKIRDSMMAYPEMVAGTNRFDTDLMKTFDGEIVAKAGAEGVQCIGLADSGLGIAIKVEDGNGRAASVAAMKVLKELNIGDEKEHHMLQSYIEPAVKNMSGNVVGKITAEFQLENKEFA; encoded by the coding sequence ATGGGTGAACAACAAAGACCGGTCCATGTTTATCGTGGAGGCTGTTTGGAAAGTGTGCATGAGGTTGATATTGCGGTAGTAGATTGTAATGGAAAAATTCTATTTTCATATGGTGATCCTAATCGCCCGACATTTGCAAGGTCTTCCATGAAGCCATTTCAAGCTGTTCCTATCTTGGAAACTGGTGCAGCGAAATATTTTTCATTTGATGCAGCAGATATTGCATTGTTTTGTTCGTCACATAATGGAGAAGCCATTCACCGATCCAGGGTTCTATCATTGCTGGAAACAGTGGGAAAAGATGAAACCTCTTTACAATGTGGCACGCATATTCCGAGGGATCTGGATAGTTATAAAAATTTGATACGTGATGGTAAAGATTTAACACCGGTATTCAGTAATTGTTCGGGGAAACATACCGGCATGCTGGCAACCTGTGTTTATTTGAATGAGGAAGCAAAAACCTACAGGGAATTGGATCATCCGCATCAACAACGAATTTTGAATGTAATTTCAACGATTTGTGACTTTAACCCGGAGTCTATAGGGATTGGTGTTGACGGGTGTGGTGTACCAGTACATCAATTGCCGCTTAACCATATAGCCATGGGGTTTGCCCGCTTGTCTCAGCCGGATAAAATGATGGATCAAATCTATGTCCAATCGCTTAAGAAAATAAGAGATTCAATGATGGCGTATCCGGAAATGGTTGCAGGCACCAATCGATTTGATACAGATTTAATGAAAACATTTGATGGTGAAATTGTTGCTAAAGCAGGGGCTGAAGGCGTGCAGTGCATTGGGCTGGCAGATTCAGGATTGGGCATTGCGATAAAGGTTGAGGATGGCAATGGGAGAGCAGCCAGTGTAGCAGCTATGAAAGTTTTAAAAGAATTGAATATTGGGGATGAAAAAGAACATCATATGCTTCAGTCGTACATAGAACCTGCTGTAAAAAACATGTCCGGAAATGTGGTAGGTAAGATCACGGCAGAATTTCAATTGGAGAATAAGGAGTTTGCATAA
- a CDS encoding ABC transporter ATP-binding protein, with amino-acid sequence MGKPLVEVRNLKKHFPVKKGLFEKNKAAIQAVNDVSFTIGKGETFGLVGESGCGKSTTGRVVMNLLSPSSGSIYFDGQEISGLSDTQLRSQRKNFQMVFQDPYASLNPRMKVKELISEPLIIHKYDNVYIDKRVNELLDIVGLNKNYANRYPHEFSGGQRQRIGVARALALNPKLIIADEPVSALDVSIQSQILNLLQDLQEDLGLTYLFISHDLSVMEHISDRLGVMYLGEIVELADKDTIYDHPKHPYTRALLSSIPIPDPTVKRDRIILKGDIPSPANPPSGCRFHTRCPHAMEICKSEKPKLKEVAVGQMAACHLYD; translated from the coding sequence ATGGGAAAGCCTTTAGTTGAAGTTCGAAATTTGAAAAAGCATTTCCCTGTTAAAAAGGGACTTTTTGAAAAAAATAAAGCGGCAATACAGGCAGTTAACGATGTTTCTTTTACTATCGGGAAGGGTGAAACCTTTGGCTTAGTAGGTGAAAGCGGATGTGGCAAGTCAACTACCGGACGTGTGGTAATGAATTTACTTTCCCCATCAAGCGGAAGTATCTATTTCGATGGACAGGAAATAAGCGGTTTAAGTGATACGCAATTAAGAAGTCAGCGGAAAAATTTTCAAATGGTGTTTCAAGACCCGTATGCATCGTTAAATCCCAGAATGAAAGTGAAAGAACTTATATCTGAACCTTTAATCATTCATAAATATGATAACGTTTATATCGACAAAAGAGTAAATGAATTACTGGATATTGTTGGTTTGAATAAAAATTATGCAAATCGCTATCCCCATGAATTCAGTGGTGGACAACGGCAAAGGATTGGGGTAGCACGAGCATTGGCATTAAACCCAAAACTTATTATTGCGGATGAGCCGGTATCTGCTCTGGATGTGTCAATTCAATCACAAATACTTAATCTTTTACAGGATCTTCAAGAGGATCTCGGACTCACATACTTATTTATATCACATGATTTGAGTGTGATGGAGCATATCAGTGACCGACTTGGCGTTATGTATCTTGGGGAAATAGTTGAATTGGCCGATAAAGACACTATATATGACCATCCTAAGCACCCTTATACCCGGGCTTTGCTGTCATCTATTCCGATTCCTGATCCTACTGTAAAAAGGGATCGTATTATTCTTAAGGGTGATATTCCAAGTCCCGCGAATCCTCCAAGTGGATGCCGGTTCCACACAAGGTGTCCACATGCTATGGAAATATGCAAGTCCGAAAAACCGAAGTTAAAAGAGGTGGCGGTTGGCCAAATGGCAGCATGTCATTTGTATGACTAG
- a CDS encoding ABC transporter ATP-binding protein — MDENILEVSGLKTHFFGDKGKVAAVDGVDFHVRKGETLGIVGESGSGKSVTSLSIMQLLRDTSGEIVEGSVKFSGKELLNYSERQMRKVRGNDIAMIFQEPMTSLNPVKKIGEQIQEAVLLHLKYNKKKAREHTVNMLKLVGIPRADEVIHEYPHQLSGGMRQRVMIAMAMSCTPKFLIADEPTTALDVTIQAQILELMKELQKEENTSILLITHDLGVVAEMCSRVVVMYAGKVVEEADVYELFANPKHPYTKGLIQSVPKLRQGTNRLDSIPGNVPDPGNMPKGCKFAPRCAHVMDICHSKDPELELLHDEHSCRCWLYQEDSTKKEGEHGKAFS; from the coding sequence ATGGATGAAAACATATTGGAAGTCAGTGGATTAAAGACCCACTTTTTTGGAGATAAGGGTAAGGTTGCCGCAGTTGATGGGGTTGACTTTCATGTTCGAAAAGGAGAGACCCTTGGTATTGTAGGTGAATCAGGCAGCGGTAAAAGTGTTACTTCCCTTTCTATCATGCAGCTTCTTCGTGATACCTCAGGGGAAATAGTGGAAGGCTCCGTAAAATTCAGCGGAAAAGAACTATTAAACTACAGTGAGAGACAGATGAGGAAAGTAAGAGGGAATGACATAGCTATGATTTTCCAGGAGCCAATGACTTCTCTTAATCCAGTTAAAAAGATTGGTGAACAAATTCAGGAAGCTGTTCTTTTACACCTCAAATATAATAAAAAAAAGGCCCGGGAACATACCGTAAATATGCTTAAACTGGTCGGGATCCCGCGTGCGGATGAAGTGATTCATGAATATCCACATCAGCTTTCTGGAGGTATGCGGCAACGGGTGATGATTGCAATGGCAATGTCCTGTACCCCCAAATTCCTGATTGCCGATGAACCTACAACAGCTTTGGATGTAACGATACAGGCTCAGATTCTGGAGCTTATGAAGGAATTGCAAAAAGAAGAAAACACCTCCATTTTGTTAATCACACACGATCTGGGGGTTGTGGCTGAAATGTGCTCCAGAGTTGTTGTTATGTATGCAGGGAAGGTAGTCGAGGAGGCCGATGTGTACGAATTATTTGCAAACCCGAAACATCCATACACAAAAGGCTTAATTCAATCAGTTCCAAAGCTTCGCCAAGGAACGAATCGATTGGACTCCATTCCGGGTAATGTACCTGATCCGGGTAATATGCCAAAGGGCTGTAAGTTTGCCCCCAGATGTGCTCATGTTATGGATATCTGTCATTCTAAGGACCCGGAACTGGAACTTCTCCATGATGAGCATTCGTGCCGATGCTGGTTATATCAGGAAGATTCAACAAAAAAGGAGGGGGAGCATGGGAAAGCCTTTAGTTGA
- a CDS encoding ABC transporter permease subunit, with the protein MTAQSAYNDDVVEKRKATLWFDFWRKFQKQKTALVSGLFIIILLIIAIVGPFIAPYGPAEPDYSSILEGPSATHLAGTDAYGRDIFSRIIVGSRISLLISISSVFLGAAVGSILGLISGYYGRWLDSLIMRGCDVLFSFPGMLLAIGIIAILGPGLTNVVIAIAIFTVPTFARIVRSGTLSAKESVFVEAARSIGATNKRMIWKHIFPETVSSIIVYFTMRIGNAILVAASLGFLGLGAKPPTPEWGAMLSMGRDYISTEPHITFFPGLAIFLTVLAFNLLGDGLRDALDPKIKN; encoded by the coding sequence ATGACTGCACAATCAGCATACAATGATGATGTCGTTGAAAAAAGGAAAGCAACATTATGGTTTGATTTTTGGAGGAAATTTCAAAAGCAGAAGACTGCCCTGGTATCGGGGTTATTTATCATAATTTTGTTGATCATAGCGATTGTTGGTCCGTTTATTGCACCCTATGGACCGGCGGAACCTGATTACAGCAGCATTCTTGAAGGTCCTTCCGCCACTCATCTGGCAGGGACTGATGCCTATGGCAGGGATATCTTCAGCCGAATTATTGTGGGTTCCAGAATCTCTTTGCTTATCAGTATCAGTTCAGTGTTCCTCGGTGCTGCTGTTGGATCTATCCTTGGTTTGATCAGTGGTTACTACGGAAGATGGCTGGATAGTTTGATTATGCGGGGGTGTGACGTATTATTTTCTTTCCCCGGAATGCTGCTCGCCATTGGAATTATTGCGATTTTAGGGCCCGGACTAACCAACGTTGTGATTGCAATCGCCATTTTTACTGTACCTACATTTGCAAGAATTGTTCGGAGCGGCACCTTGTCTGCAAAAGAATCCGTTTTTGTGGAAGCTGCCAGATCTATCGGGGCTACGAACAAGCGAATGATTTGGAAACACATTTTTCCCGAAACCGTCTCAAGCATTATCGTATATTTCACGATGCGGATTGGAAATGCCATTTTGGTTGCTGCAAGTCTCGGATTTCTTGGTTTAGGAGCAAAGCCGCCTACTCCGGAGTGGGGAGCAATGCTAAGCATGGGAAGGGACTACATCAGTACAGAACCACATATAACTTTTTTCCCAGGTTTGGCAATTTTTTTAACCGTGCTTGCATTTAATTTACTTGGTGATGGATTACGGGATGCGTTAGATCCCAAGATTAAAAATTAA
- the nikB gene encoding nickel ABC transporter permease: MLRYISKRIIELIPILLVISILVFLFVHLIPGNPARLVAGKQATFQEVQSVAEELGLNEPLWKQYFSYMKGLFQGDFGTSLKTGIPVFEVITSRFMPTFWLTIWSMAWSLVIGLLIGVVSAKNRNKWQDLSGMFGAVSGISMPSFWLGLLLIQLFAVKLGWFPVGGNDSWLSYILPSLTLGTTVAAVIARFTRSSLMDTLKDDFVRTGRAKGLSENKVVWGHALRNAMIPIVTMSGLQFGFLLGGSIVVEVVFSWPGLGSLLIDSISFRDYPVIQAELLLFALEFMLINLVVDLLYGVLNPRIKLD; this comes from the coding sequence ATACTGCGTTATATTTCCAAAAGAATCATTGAGCTTATTCCGATTCTTCTTGTTATTTCTATTCTTGTTTTCCTATTTGTACATTTAATACCAGGAAATCCTGCCCGGCTTGTAGCTGGTAAACAGGCTACATTTCAAGAAGTCCAATCGGTGGCTGAAGAGCTTGGTCTGAATGAACCATTGTGGAAACAATATTTTTCCTATATGAAAGGTTTATTTCAAGGGGATTTTGGTACTTCCCTGAAAACAGGAATACCTGTTTTCGAAGTAATAACATCCAGGTTTATGCCCACCTTTTGGTTAACTATTTGGAGTATGGCATGGTCGTTGGTTATCGGATTATTAATTGGTGTTGTCTCTGCGAAAAACCGTAATAAGTGGCAGGATCTTTCAGGAATGTTCGGGGCTGTATCAGGAATATCCATGCCCTCGTTTTGGCTTGGGCTGCTCCTTATTCAATTGTTCGCAGTGAAATTGGGATGGTTTCCGGTAGGTGGTAATGATTCCTGGTTAAGTTACATATTACCTTCCCTTACATTGGGGACTACAGTGGCAGCTGTTATTGCCCGTTTCACGCGTTCTTCCTTAATGGACACATTGAAAGATGACTTTGTCAGAACAGGCCGTGCAAAGGGGTTGTCCGAAAACAAAGTTGTATGGGGGCACGCCCTAAGAAATGCGATGATTCCAATCGTTACGATGAGTGGTCTTCAATTTGGATTTTTATTAGGCGGTTCCATCGTTGTTGAAGTAGTGTTTAGCTGGCCGGGACTGGGAAGTTTACTTATCGATTCCATTTCCTTTAGGGATTATCCGGTGATACAGGCTGAACTTTTATTATTTGCATTAGAGTTTATGTTAATAAATTTGGTTGTCGATCTGTTATATGGCGTCCTCAACCCAAGAATTAAGCTTGATTAA
- a CDS encoding glutathione ABC transporter substrate-binding protein, whose product MFSRKGVLAFAAVLVMLVLLFSGCSNSSESKGQDATQGTVKKEGNDLTIAVDANLISMDPHDTNDTLSGSVQRTMFQGLFGFSKGMEVVPVLAKDYKVSDDGLVYTFQLKKGITFHDGAPFNAKAVKVNIDRLANPDNNLKRHSLFAMVETTKTVDEHTVKIKLKKPFGAFINNLAHPAGRMISPKALKKYGDKVARNPVGTGPFKFKEWVPGDHLTVVKYDQYWQDGYPKVDQITFEPTPENGSRVAKLKTGEADFIFPVPPEQAKEIDGKNGIEVKAEPSIVVRYMAMNNMKEPFNNVKVRKAINYGIDKEAFIKVVKRGFGKPLDSVIAPKTSFYSQQKVYAYNPEKAKQLLKEAGYPNGFKTTLWGGNNSTSMKGMQFIQQQLAKIGVKVEIVPMETGTMSEKIWSTKPKETELEMYYGGWSPSTGDADWGIRPLLGGKAAFPPKSYNTAYYSNDKVTKLINDALLTANPDEREKIYEDIQKLIWNDAPWAFLTIDYTISGKKNYLEGVHLLPDGSLSTHDAKIVK is encoded by the coding sequence ATGTTTAGCCGAAAGGGAGTTTTAGCATTTGCAGCCGTGCTCGTTATGTTGGTTCTGCTGTTCAGCGGTTGTTCTAACAGTTCTGAATCAAAGGGGCAAGATGCAACTCAAGGGACTGTTAAAAAAGAAGGAAATGATTTGACCATTGCTGTTGATGCGAACCTTATTAGTATGGATCCGCATGATACCAATGACACATTGTCAGGTTCGGTGCAACGGACGATGTTTCAGGGGTTGTTTGGATTCAGTAAAGGGATGGAGGTTGTTCCTGTATTAGCAAAGGATTATAAAGTCAGTGATGATGGTTTAGTGTACACTTTCCAATTGAAAAAGGGAATTACATTTCATGACGGTGCGCCATTTAACGCTAAGGCAGTAAAGGTTAATATTGATCGTTTAGCCAATCCGGATAATAATTTAAAACGCCATAGTTTATTTGCCATGGTAGAAACGACAAAGACTGTTGATGAGCATACCGTAAAAATAAAACTTAAAAAACCTTTTGGGGCTTTCATTAATAATTTAGCCCATCCAGCGGGCAGAATGATCAGCCCGAAAGCACTTAAAAAGTATGGGGATAAAGTGGCCAGGAATCCGGTAGGTACGGGTCCGTTTAAATTTAAAGAATGGGTACCGGGAGATCATTTAACAGTTGTTAAGTATGATCAATATTGGCAGGATGGTTATCCAAAGGTTGATCAAATCACCTTTGAACCAACTCCTGAAAATGGATCCAGGGTGGCAAAGCTTAAAACGGGTGAAGCAGACTTTATTTTCCCTGTTCCGCCAGAACAAGCGAAGGAAATTGATGGTAAGAATGGGATTGAGGTAAAAGCCGAACCTTCTATCGTTGTACGATATATGGCTATGAACAACATGAAGGAACCATTTAACAATGTAAAGGTTCGGAAAGCAATAAATTATGGTATTGATAAAGAAGCTTTCATCAAAGTAGTTAAAAGAGGTTTCGGAAAACCGCTGGATTCGGTAATTGCACCTAAAACATCATTTTATTCGCAGCAAAAAGTATATGCGTATAATCCGGAAAAGGCCAAGCAGTTATTAAAAGAAGCCGGGTATCCAAATGGATTTAAGACTACTTTATGGGGCGGTAACAATTCCACATCCATGAAAGGAATGCAATTTATTCAACAACAGTTAGCAAAAATAGGCGTTAAAGTTGAAATTGTTCCTATGGAAACCGGGACAATGTCTGAAAAAATCTGGTCCACAAAGCCAAAGGAAACCGAACTTGAAATGTATTATGGCGGTTGGTCTCCTTCTACCGGTGATGCGGATTGGGGGATTCGTCCTCTGCTGGGCGGAAAAGCGGCATTCCCGCCAAAATCATATAATACAGCTTATTATTCAAATGACAAGGTTACGAAATTGATTAACGATGCTCTTCTTACGGCGAATCCGGATGAAAGAGAGAAGATCTATGAAGATATTCAAAAGTTAATATGGAACGACGCGCCATGGGCATTCCTGACAATCGACTATACGATCAGCGGTAAGAAAAACTATTTGGAAGGTGTGCATCTGCTGCCTGATGGATCGTTAAGTACACATGATGCGAAAATTGTAAAATAA
- a CDS encoding sigma-54 interaction domain-containing protein: protein MNTYGSIIVVTNQKHTLKTIVEQLHEIKLNDYFDIQARTVDELFHSTIKKDSLVLLSSKILLQLVKPYFPEDTSYIIAKRMINFAKIRRMLEIPKGARVLLVSDMQEAAEETISVVKETGLDLNFHSYYPGAKLDQSIKIAITPGDAHLVPSSVEEVIDIGSRFVDISTIIEIFNHFNISEFELNRLSARYIQSLIHLTEELSQEIFTAKSLRNSLEQIVNNIDDAILLYSNDGIINMINQKAMHLLNRQGRDMIGKKVQAVIPSTFIQGIQSIEDNEDTFKDINGIAYYLRKKNIYVDNEMFGTLLMFRRTNEIRQIEYNYRNKIKGKNHVAQYTFRDMVSKNQTILESIKIAKKLANSDSTILILGETGTGKEILAQAIHNASLRSYCPFVGVNFASLSESLLESELFGYEGGSFTGAKKDGRSGLFEQAHKGTIFLDEIGDASPTIQNRLLRVLQERQILRVGGEQMISLDLRVIAATNKDLDTLIETGDFREDLFYRLNVLPIRLPPLRERLCDIEWLSDIFIERFSKKLRRKPFTFSQNAQEALKHYHWPGNIRELQNTIEYLAHICDETVYREQLPFFANSRFLNIEEQKDRDYNKLLDSFHERGFIDEIIAMLTFLSRKTVSSSGRHQLLVFLKENGFNLSEQQIRYRQELMRKEGLIYVSRGRKGSEITNMGRGLLEYVRNK, encoded by the coding sequence ATGAATACTTACGGTTCCATTATAGTCGTTACAAATCAAAAGCACACATTAAAAACGATTGTTGAGCAACTGCATGAAATCAAGTTAAATGATTACTTTGATATTCAGGCACGTACTGTGGATGAGCTGTTCCACTCAACTATAAAGAAGGATTCACTTGTTCTTCTTTCCAGTAAAATTTTATTGCAATTGGTTAAACCTTATTTTCCGGAAGATACTTCATACATTATAGCCAAGCGAATGATTAACTTCGCGAAAATCAGGAGGATGTTGGAAATCCCTAAAGGAGCAAGGGTTCTTCTGGTTAGTGACATGCAGGAAGCGGCAGAAGAAACGATTTCAGTTGTAAAAGAAACGGGTCTCGATTTAAATTTCCATTCCTATTATCCTGGAGCGAAATTAGACCAGTCCATTAAAATTGCGATTACGCCCGGAGATGCACATCTCGTTCCTTCTTCGGTAGAGGAAGTGATCGATATTGGATCCAGGTTCGTAGACATTTCAACAATTATTGAGATCTTTAACCACTTTAATATTTCAGAATTTGAATTAAATCGGTTGTCCGCCCGTTATATTCAATCTCTAATTCATTTGACGGAGGAACTTAGCCAGGAGATTTTCACCGCCAAGTCGCTGCGAAACAGTTTGGAGCAGATTGTAAATAATATCGACGATGCAATCCTTCTTTATTCAAATGACGGGATTATTAATATGATAAATCAAAAAGCGATGCATCTTCTGAATCGACAAGGGCGGGATATGATAGGGAAAAAAGTGCAAGCCGTAATACCTTCCACCTTTATACAAGGCATTCAATCAATAGAGGATAATGAGGATACCTTTAAAGATATAAACGGAATTGCCTATTACCTGCGCAAAAAAAATATCTATGTGGATAATGAAATGTTTGGGACGTTGCTTATGTTTCGAAGGACAAATGAAATACGGCAGATTGAATACAATTACCGGAATAAAATAAAGGGTAAAAACCATGTAGCCCAGTATACATTCCGGGATATGGTGTCGAAGAACCAAACCATTCTGGAATCTATTAAAATAGCAAAAAAACTTGCGAATAGCGATTCGACCATATTGATCCTGGGAGAAACGGGAACAGGGAAGGAGATTTTAGCGCAGGCTATTCATAATGCATCTCTTAGATCGTATTGCCCTTTTGTCGGGGTGAATTTTGCTTCATTATCTGAGAGCCTGCTTGAAAGTGAATTGTTTGGTTATGAAGGCGGCTCATTTACCGGTGCAAAAAAGGATGGCCGCAGTGGGTTGTTTGAGCAGGCACATAAAGGAACGATCTTCTTGGACGAAATTGGAGATGCCTCCCCAACAATACAAAACAGGTTGCTGCGTGTCCTCCAGGAAAGACAAATTCTGCGGGTTGGGGGTGAGCAGATGATTTCACTTGATCTAAGAGTTATAGCTGCAACTAACAAAGATTTGGATACATTAATAGAGACTGGTGATTTCCGTGAAGACTTGTTTTATCGCTTAAACGTTTTGCCAATTCGCCTTCCCCCGCTAAGGGAAAGGTTATGTGACATAGAATGGTTAAGCGACATTTTTATTGAAAGGTTCTCAAAGAAACTGCGGCGAAAGCCGTTTACTTTTTCTCAGAATGCTCAAGAGGCGCTAAAGCATTACCATTGGCCAGGGAATATAAGGGAATTGCAAAACACAATAGAATATCTTGCTCATATTTGTGATGAAACCGTTTATCGGGAGCAATTGCCATTTTTCGCGAATTCCCGCTTTCTGAACATAGAGGAACAAAAAGACCGGGATTATAATAAGTTGTTAGATTCTTTTCATGAACGGGGATTTATAGATGAAATAATCGCAATGCTAACGTTTCTCTCAAGAAAAACAGTATCGTCTTCAGGAAGACATCAACTGTTGGTTTTTCTTAAAGAAAACGGATTTAACCTGTCTGAACAGCAAATAAGATACAGACAGGAGTTGATGCGTAAGGAAGGTTTGATTTATGTATCCCGCGGCCGCAAAGGAAGTGAGATTACCAATATGGGCCGCGGTTTATTAGAATATGTGCGTAACAAATAG